From a region of the Desulfomonile tiedjei genome:
- a CDS encoding glycosyltransferase family 4 protein, protein MRRVLVVGPVPPPRGGIFSVMQNIAHSDLARDYVFETFARSDVPPDSQGLMSRNLFRARRFIRFFNQVRKGDYNFVHIHSPDAVFLGSAAFMLLSRLAGVKVLLHMHGTDWDGFYRKASWSQRLYKRMGLALPRKIVVLYQRWVDEISKLRPKADVRVLRNFVHSMNPPDPAEVEALRQSLGITRDNFVVLTVGWLGPNKGSYEILNAVHKVVSQEASVRFVLVGAEELPGQMALLRAMVEKDNLGAWVRLKGEVERDRVPLFYGLADIFLLPSFSEGMPMTIIEAMRSGLPIISTPVSAIPEMIEHGVSGWLINPGSPDEIAESVLLLKRDKALRQELGQAAKKTFEDKFDFSKGVDEIRSLYDSM, encoded by the coding sequence ATGCGGCGCGTTCTCGTAGTAGGCCCCGTTCCTCCGCCTCGAGGCGGGATCTTCTCAGTGATGCAGAATATCGCCCATTCGGACCTTGCAAGAGATTATGTTTTTGAGACTTTCGCGAGGTCGGACGTTCCCCCGGATTCACAAGGATTGATGAGTAGGAACCTTTTCCGAGCGCGACGGTTTATCCGGTTCTTCAATCAGGTCAGGAAGGGTGACTATAACTTTGTGCACATTCACTCGCCTGACGCGGTCTTTTTGGGTAGCGCCGCGTTCATGTTGCTAAGTCGCCTTGCGGGCGTGAAAGTTCTGCTTCATATGCACGGAACGGACTGGGACGGTTTCTATCGCAAGGCCTCCTGGTCTCAGAGGCTGTACAAGAGGATGGGGCTTGCCTTGCCCCGCAAGATAGTCGTCCTCTACCAGAGGTGGGTTGATGAAATAAGTAAGCTCAGGCCCAAAGCGGACGTTCGGGTGCTCAGGAATTTCGTTCATTCAATGAATCCGCCTGATCCCGCGGAGGTTGAGGCTCTCAGACAGAGTCTCGGCATAACCAGGGACAATTTCGTTGTCCTCACCGTCGGCTGGTTGGGACCGAATAAAGGGAGTTACGAAATCCTGAACGCGGTCCACAAAGTGGTCTCCCAAGAGGCTTCAGTCAGATTTGTTTTGGTCGGAGCGGAGGAGTTGCCGGGCCAAATGGCTCTACTCCGCGCTATGGTGGAAAAAGACAACCTTGGGGCTTGGGTACGCCTGAAGGGGGAGGTCGAGCGAGACAGGGTCCCGCTTTTCTACGGGCTTGCCGATATATTTCTGCTCCCCTCTTTCTCGGAGGGGATGCCCATGACGATAATTGAGGCTATGAGAAGCGGCCTGCCAATAATCTCTACACCTGTGTCCGCCATTCCCGAGATGATTGAACATGGTGTGTCAGGATGGCTAATCAATCCGGGCTCGCCGGACGAGATAGCGGAAAGCGTGCTCTTACTTAAACGAGACAAGGCGCTGCGGCAAGAGTTGGGGCAAGCCGCCAAGAAAACTTTCGAGGACAAATTCGACTTCTCCAAGGGTGTGGACGAGATAAGAAGCCTATATGACAGCATGTGA
- a CDS encoding response regulator, whose translation MASNTMKNCSKQGETETILLVEDEDLVSDLTKRFLEGSGYTVLTAANGKEALDLYEKEGDRVSLVILDLIMPEMGGRECLAALRKVDPNVKILIISGYPVSGPTKETFDSVATAFVGKPYTMKEILRAVRDVLDSE comes from the coding sequence ATGGCGTCTAACACAATGAAGAATTGCTCGAAACAAGGAGAGACGGAGACCATTCTGCTGGTCGAAGATGAAGATCTGGTAAGCGACCTGACAAAAAGGTTTTTGGAGGGATCCGGCTACACAGTGCTTACCGCAGCGAATGGGAAAGAAGCCTTGGACCTGTACGAGAAAGAGGGAGATAGAGTTTCCCTGGTAATTCTCGATCTTATCATGCCGGAAATGGGAGGTAGGGAGTGCCTGGCGGCACTTCGCAAGGTTGATCCCAATGTAAAGATTTTGATAATCAGCGGCTATCCTGTGAGTGGACCCACGAAAGAGACCTTCGATTCGGTAGCCACGGCCTTTGTCGGCAAGCCATATACCATGAAGGAGATACTTCGAGCAGTTCGGGACGTCTTGGATTCTGAATGA
- the wecB gene encoding UDP-N-acetylglucosamine 2-epimerase (non-hydrolyzing), which translates to MFTVLLAFGTRPEAIKLAPVYKEIARRSDRLRLVCCVTGQHRELLDQMLKVFGMRADHDLRILEVDQTLFHITASVLEKMRDVLLQEKPDILVVQGDTSSAFAAALAAFYSKIPVAHVEAGLRSYDRFQPFPEEINRTFISHMADLNFCPTKRAAENLLNEKIEPDSIHITGNTVIDALLHTVKLLSDDPHSADYLSELRLGQGRMILVTGHRRENFGPGLANLSHALVDLVERFDDVTVVYSVHPNPNVRGPVERILGSHERIRVIPPPDYIRFVALMNMSYLIITDSGGIQEEAPSLKKPVLIVRNVTERPEAVECGAAMLVGTDRETIVRESARLLENIDHYKSMMVKESPFGDGHAAEKIVDTIEVFLNDRTKP; encoded by the coding sequence ATGTTTACCGTATTATTAGCGTTTGGGACCAGGCCGGAAGCCATAAAACTTGCCCCTGTGTACAAGGAAATCGCGAGGCGTTCGGACCGCCTTCGGCTGGTCTGCTGCGTCACAGGGCAGCATCGAGAACTGCTCGACCAGATGTTGAAGGTCTTCGGCATGCGTGCGGACCACGATCTTCGTATCCTCGAAGTGGATCAGACGCTTTTTCATATTACGGCAAGCGTTCTGGAAAAAATGCGGGACGTTTTGTTGCAGGAAAAGCCGGACATCCTCGTGGTCCAAGGAGATACGTCCTCCGCTTTCGCTGCTGCGCTGGCCGCTTTCTATTCGAAAATACCAGTCGCCCACGTGGAGGCCGGTTTAAGGTCGTACGATCGTTTTCAACCCTTCCCGGAAGAAATAAACAGGACTTTTATCTCCCATATGGCCGACCTGAACTTCTGTCCCACCAAACGGGCAGCGGAAAACCTGCTCAATGAGAAGATAGAGCCCGACTCAATCCATATTACCGGTAATACGGTTATCGACGCCTTGCTCCATACGGTGAAACTCCTGAGCGACGACCCTCATTCAGCGGACTACCTTTCCGAACTCCGCCTTGGCCAGGGGAGGATGATCCTTGTAACCGGCCATCGAAGGGAGAATTTCGGTCCGGGACTGGCCAATTTGTCTCACGCGTTGGTCGACCTGGTGGAAAGATTTGATGATGTTACCGTTGTATATTCGGTCCATCCTAACCCCAACGTGAGGGGACCGGTGGAACGAATATTGGGCTCTCATGAGAGGATAAGAGTCATACCGCCGCCGGACTATATTCGATTTGTGGCTCTTATGAATATGTCATATCTCATTATCACGGATTCGGGCGGCATTCAGGAAGAGGCGCCATCGCTGAAGAAGCCGGTGTTGATTGTCAGGAACGTAACCGAAAGGCCGGAAGCGGTAGAATGCGGCGCGGCTATGCTGGTGGGCACCGACCGGGAAACAATAGTAAGAGAATCCGCACGCTTGCTTGAAAACATTGATCATTACAAATCAATGATGGTAAAGGAAAGTCCGTTTGGCGACGGCCACGCAGCGGAGAAGATAGTTGACACTATCGAGGTTTTTTTGAATGATCGCACAAAACCCTAA
- a CDS encoding flippase → MGLRLSIFKNTLALSVPNMLNPLISFALVLVISRYLGVNGLGQYSLILSFMWIFNTLASLGLGSLVVREVAKRPADAHMFLFNACIFGTISSLVSLLAMDAAVFVMGYERDLVHAALVCSLTIVITTTTNYMEAIFRSLEKAQYIALTYVLENVVRVAACVSLLLYGYGIVALFTAILVSRFLGFLLLSYLYVKVFGMPRGKYNREVWQILRKEAPTFTSIAIFSTIHLSVAQILLSKLQSVEAVGIFSAADRLLSICKTIPEAASAALLPFFTRHFASGSDDLRRLSTDCLRWLFLAILPVVVGTFILADNIITMIYGQKFVSAGQVLRFHILSLLPFAMVIVLAHVLIATNNQKVDLMINIAAAIINFVLCLLLIPYFAEMGAVWATLLTVIVFNQLQNAYIRRNLFRIRFREIVAKALIASLGMGAVTYVLREWNIFLNIAISGVVYMLLVLLVQGISREEIQSLRNLVPRRARKTDG, encoded by the coding sequence ATGGGCTTGCGGCTGAGCATATTCAAAAACACTCTTGCTCTGTCCGTACCCAATATGCTGAACCCACTTATTTCGTTCGCTTTGGTGCTGGTGATTTCTCGGTACCTGGGCGTCAACGGACTGGGCCAGTACTCTCTCATCCTTTCTTTTATGTGGATATTCAACACTCTCGCCTCACTGGGCCTTGGCTCGCTGGTCGTCAGGGAAGTGGCCAAAAGGCCGGCTGATGCCCACATGTTTTTGTTCAATGCATGCATTTTCGGAACCATATCTTCGCTGGTGTCTCTGCTGGCAATGGATGCCGCAGTGTTTGTAATGGGATATGAAAGGGACTTGGTGCATGCCGCTTTGGTCTGCTCACTGACGATTGTGATTACCACCACAACGAATTATATGGAGGCGATTTTCAGGTCGTTGGAAAAGGCCCAGTATATAGCCCTGACCTACGTGTTGGAAAACGTTGTAAGGGTCGCGGCGTGTGTGTCACTGTTATTGTATGGTTATGGAATTGTAGCTCTATTCACTGCGATTCTCGTCAGTCGCTTTCTCGGTTTTCTGCTGCTGTCTTACCTTTATGTGAAAGTCTTTGGTATGCCCCGTGGCAAATACAATAGGGAGGTGTGGCAGATCCTGAGAAAGGAAGCGCCAACCTTCACCAGTATTGCAATCTTTTCGACCATCCACCTCAGCGTGGCTCAAATACTGCTTTCCAAGCTTCAATCTGTCGAAGCCGTAGGAATTTTCAGTGCGGCGGACAGGCTGCTCTCCATTTGCAAAACCATTCCGGAGGCCGCCTCAGCTGCTCTTCTACCGTTTTTTACGAGGCATTTTGCCTCCGGATCCGACGATCTCCGCAGGCTGTCCACCGATTGTCTGCGCTGGCTGTTCCTTGCGATTCTTCCTGTAGTGGTCGGCACCTTCATTCTGGCCGACAACATCATAACAATGATATATGGGCAAAAATTTGTTTCGGCAGGCCAGGTGCTGAGGTTTCACATTCTGTCGCTGTTGCCTTTTGCTATGGTTATCGTCCTGGCCCATGTTCTTATTGCCACAAACAATCAGAAAGTGGATTTGATGATCAATATTGCAGCGGCAATTATAAATTTTGTGTTGTGCCTCCTACTCATTCCTTACTTTGCAGAGATGGGCGCGGTGTGGGCCACGCTATTGACCGTTATTGTCTTCAATCAGCTCCAGAATGCGTACATCCGAAGGAACCTGTTCAGAATCCGATTTCGGGAAATTGTTGCGAAGGCGCTTATCGCCTCTTTGGGAATGGGCGCGGTCACGTATGTCTTGAGAGAATGGAATATCTTTCTGAACATCGCCATATCTGGAGTGGTGTACATGTTGCTCGTATTATTGGTCCAAGGGATTTCGCGTGAGGAAATCCAATCCCTTCGCAATTTGGTGCCACGGAGGGCGAGAAAGACTGATGGATAA
- a CDS encoding glycosyltransferase family 4 protein, whose amino-acid sequence MNLKGLVIHQGDSQDTSAYTHRVMHLAECLAERSIDCDFLYMRDTLLLYKQTTASLFMPLWARTLGNYDFIYTGCEGAGQAMYFCRPFINGPIIYDMHGDSPAQSALERQIESEGRTTSPSLRVRMVSRMAMACADYLITVCKPHLESLIREGWPEDRVGIIRNGVDLNLFQELPFPERPEFTFGYAGAFQYWQRMDNLIEAFERVGNPNIRLLMIGFGDDDRSIKQQFKDKFGSRVRLVDKTDRPSMMKLLSSVSVLIIPRSPHQALLHAFPTKFAEYAAMGRPIMVNDIDETADFVRKYKCGFVSDPSPEAMAQTMEHVAKLPIHTLVDMGRRARLMAEENFSWEKIGDAYAELVRSVVARFRRAKSRVGP is encoded by the coding sequence ATGAATCTCAAGGGCCTTGTGATACACCAAGGAGACTCGCAGGACACGTCGGCGTACACCCACCGTGTGATGCATTTGGCCGAATGCCTCGCCGAGCGATCCATCGACTGTGACTTCTTGTACATGAGGGATACTTTACTTCTCTACAAACAAACTACAGCCTCACTCTTCATGCCTCTTTGGGCGAGAACCCTCGGGAATTATGACTTCATCTATACGGGATGCGAAGGCGCCGGCCAGGCGATGTACTTCTGCCGACCCTTTATCAACGGCCCGATAATATACGACATGCACGGCGATTCTCCGGCACAATCAGCCCTTGAACGGCAGATTGAGTCCGAGGGTCGAACAACGAGTCCGTCCCTGAGAGTGAGAATGGTCTCTCGCATGGCCATGGCATGCGCTGATTACCTTATTACCGTATGCAAGCCACACCTGGAATCACTGATACGGGAAGGCTGGCCGGAAGACCGTGTGGGGATCATACGCAACGGAGTTGACCTGAATCTGTTCCAAGAGCTTCCGTTCCCTGAACGCCCCGAGTTCACCTTTGGATATGCCGGTGCTTTTCAATATTGGCAACGCATGGACAACCTCATCGAGGCATTTGAAAGGGTCGGCAATCCGAACATCCGCTTGTTGATGATCGGTTTCGGGGACGATGATCGTTCTATTAAGCAACAGTTCAAGGATAAGTTCGGCTCCCGGGTCCGGCTGGTGGACAAAACCGACCGGCCATCCATGATGAAGCTTCTGTCCTCCGTCTCGGTCCTCATTATTCCGCGAAGTCCCCACCAGGCCCTGCTGCACGCATTCCCGACAAAATTCGCCGAATACGCAGCTATGGGAAGACCGATAATGGTCAACGATATAGACGAAACAGCGGATTTTGTAAGGAAATACAAGTGCGGGTTCGTGTCCGATCCTTCTCCGGAGGCCATGGCCCAAACGATGGAGCACGTGGCGAAACTGCCTATCCACACTCTTGTTGACATGGGACGTCGCGCCAGACTGATGGCTGAAGAGAACTTTTCGTGGGAGAAGATCGGAGACGCTTACGCGGAATTGGTCCGCTCGGTGGTTGCCCGTTTCCGCCGTGCAAAGAGCCGGGTTGGGCCGTGA
- a CDS encoding right-handed parallel beta-helix repeat-containing protein codes for MQGASSSVRNLATILAASLLAFILGYIYVQAFSVGWRAIVALHLGVFFFLGCALFISDLRSFLLFIMIFAVPLEYGYHLTYQLLGAETSPFSIGLRIDVVDVVLVLLYLHWAFSLAQEPLGRVRITVGSSIGKLFFAWVAWVTVAGILRSEHWNYTFFELVALFKGLLLYFYLVNNLRSERDLRVIIYAFFAVTVAQGLYILMQYVTGYNYTLHGETSLDLAEPGQVFRAIGFTGWDGGAAIMNYVLPIMLIYYLAIADRFKRWAMVMGIGLVLVGLLLTKLRTAYLAALVSTITVVGVSYLRGWISPRRILMVMVAGLACLVAATPFVLQRFETGGTGLERIPLMLTALNMIKDNFLLGVGANNYFFYMDQYLPVSQRHTWQYTVHNEYLLRAAETGIPGFLLYYSLLLVMMKKLWIAGRSSNPWIYAASLGLFAGLLGSIPYRLTSFFHTAPLLSEFCVVLALTYLLENLEKRRLSQEGSDPRLSRGNRLGQAKGMVASLSATILLLAVFPAQSAATTYHVSAATGNDMAAGTETEPFKTITRASKALEPGDTVLIHEGVYHEQIMGGKSGLQGAPITYQGIDRSKVILQGSVLVKDWSRDQNLWVRRGLAPITAINAFVMVDQKRMLREVRSKADMPEGSFHLATDGTYSIRLWHDADPNRDHQVEVYELDLAFNSGDRWGGTAKKWITLRNMTLEKYGSFGVSTDFSRPADNAHWELDNIIVRYNRAEGVFQCLDDWYVHDCVFMRNGRHGCQINGARVMFVNNLAAENEWFGESGIGGCGILIGPDESAHSTVIRNNIFRDNGDYPDGYGCGIYLEGRSRDNLIENNLIEGGTSSGIGFFGSSHNKVINNLLVNVAPKGNWDKSGAFVVYRSFEGAPTQSVGNLVAHNTVWRCSAPLVVMDPENKIQRDDLNRFVNNLFAQCRYLSPPPKSLAITLEGNGFFYCPPSKTATEMAWWLKGMVGKDEGGLSDNVLGKAPGLNDPAAGDFHLKPESPARGAGVRLDHAPTDRAGNPRPSDKRPDIGAYQY; via the coding sequence ATGCAGGGCGCGTCTTCATCGGTCCGAAATCTTGCGACTATCCTGGCCGCGTCCCTTCTGGCGTTTATCCTGGGCTATATCTATGTGCAGGCGTTCAGCGTGGGTTGGAGAGCCATTGTTGCGCTGCATCTGGGGGTCTTTTTCTTCCTTGGTTGCGCCCTTTTCATAAGCGATTTGAGGTCATTCCTTCTCTTTATTATGATTTTCGCCGTGCCCCTGGAATACGGCTATCACCTGACGTACCAACTGCTCGGCGCGGAAACTTCCCCCTTTTCCATAGGGCTTCGCATAGATGTTGTGGATGTGGTCTTGGTGCTCCTTTACCTCCATTGGGCTTTTTCACTGGCCCAAGAGCCGCTGGGTCGCGTACGAATAACCGTAGGAAGCTCAATCGGCAAATTGTTTTTCGCGTGGGTAGCGTGGGTCACGGTGGCGGGAATTTTGAGGTCCGAGCATTGGAATTACACTTTCTTCGAACTAGTGGCTCTGTTCAAAGGTTTGCTGCTCTATTTCTATCTCGTGAACAACCTGCGGTCAGAGAGGGACCTTCGAGTCATAATATATGCGTTCTTTGCTGTCACCGTTGCTCAGGGTCTTTACATCCTCATGCAGTACGTTACGGGATACAATTACACGTTGCATGGTGAGACTTCTCTGGATCTGGCAGAGCCGGGCCAGGTATTTCGGGCCATCGGTTTTACCGGTTGGGATGGGGGAGCGGCAATCATGAATTACGTTCTCCCGATAATGTTGATTTACTATTTGGCCATTGCAGACAGGTTCAAACGCTGGGCGATGGTGATGGGCATCGGCTTGGTGTTGGTGGGCTTGCTGCTCACCAAGCTGAGGACGGCATACCTTGCTGCGCTGGTATCGACCATAACGGTGGTCGGTGTTAGCTATCTAAGGGGTTGGATATCCCCGCGTCGGATCTTAATGGTAATGGTGGCGGGTCTCGCCTGCCTGGTCGCTGCCACTCCTTTTGTTTTGCAGCGATTTGAGACCGGGGGCACGGGATTGGAGCGCATCCCGCTTATGCTCACGGCCCTTAATATGATCAAAGATAACTTTCTGCTCGGGGTAGGGGCCAACAACTACTTTTTCTACATGGATCAATATTTGCCTGTGAGTCAGAGGCACACCTGGCAATACACAGTGCATAACGAATACCTCCTGAGGGCCGCTGAAACAGGCATCCCCGGCTTCCTCCTATACTATTCCCTGCTGCTGGTAATGATGAAGAAACTCTGGATCGCCGGCCGTTCGTCCAATCCCTGGATTTATGCAGCTTCGCTGGGGTTGTTTGCCGGACTATTGGGCTCAATACCTTATCGCCTGACCTCTTTTTTTCATACCGCGCCCCTTCTCTCCGAGTTTTGTGTCGTTCTGGCCCTGACCTATCTATTGGAGAATCTTGAAAAAAGGCGTCTATCACAAGAAGGTTCGGACCCTCGATTATCGCGAGGAAATCGGTTGGGCCAGGCTAAGGGCATGGTGGCTTCGTTGTCCGCTACTATTCTGCTATTGGCAGTCTTTCCAGCCCAATCAGCGGCTACAACCTATCATGTGTCCGCTGCGACGGGGAACGATATGGCCGCGGGCACCGAAACCGAACCGTTCAAGACCATCACCCGAGCTTCCAAGGCTCTCGAACCCGGGGACACGGTCCTGATCCATGAAGGTGTGTACCACGAGCAGATCATGGGCGGGAAATCGGGTTTGCAAGGGGCGCCCATTACTTATCAGGGGATAGACCGATCCAAAGTCATCCTTCAAGGAAGCGTCCTGGTCAAAGACTGGAGCCGGGACCAAAATCTCTGGGTACGCAGAGGCCTTGCTCCGATCACTGCGATAAATGCCTTTGTCATGGTAGATCAGAAGCGCATGCTCAGGGAAGTACGGTCGAAAGCAGACATGCCCGAGGGAAGCTTTCATCTGGCAACGGACGGAACGTATAGTATCAGATTGTGGCATGATGCAGACCCCAATCGCGACCACCAGGTGGAAGTGTATGAACTCGATTTGGCCTTCAATTCAGGAGATCGTTGGGGAGGGACCGCCAAAAAATGGATTACCCTTAGAAATATGACCCTGGAAAAGTACGGCAGCTTTGGGGTCTCCACGGATTTCTCGCGGCCCGCGGATAATGCCCACTGGGAGCTGGACAACATTATCGTCAGATATAACAGAGCAGAAGGCGTGTTCCAGTGTCTCGACGACTGGTACGTTCACGATTGCGTTTTCATGCGGAACGGCAGGCACGGGTGCCAGATCAACGGCGCCCGCGTCATGTTCGTTAACAACCTTGCCGCGGAGAATGAGTGGTTCGGAGAATCCGGTATAGGCGGTTGCGGGATCTTGATCGGACCTGATGAGTCTGCTCACTCAACGGTTATCAGAAATAATATCTTCCGGGACAACGGCGACTATCCTGACGGTTACGGTTGCGGAATTTATCTGGAAGGACGCTCCCGCGACAACCTCATAGAGAACAATCTGATCGAAGGCGGAACATCCTCGGGCATCGGGTTTTTCGGCTCCTCGCACAACAAAGTGATCAACAATTTGCTGGTGAATGTCGCACCCAAGGGCAACTGGGACAAATCAGGGGCGTTCGTGGTGTACCGCAGCTTTGAAGGAGCACCCACCCAATCCGTTGGCAACCTGGTGGCACACAATACTGTCTGGCGATGTTCAGCCCCGCTGGTCGTAATGGACCCCGAAAACAAGATACAAAGAGACGATCTGAACAGATTCGTCAATAATCTCTTTGCTCAATGCCGTTATTTGTCTCCGCCTCCGAAGTCGTTGGCAATCACATTGGAGGGTAACGGCTTCTTTTACTGCCCACCGAGCAAGACAGCCACGGAAATGGCCTGGTGGCTGAAAGGCATGGTCGGAAAAGACGAAGGGGGTTTGTCCGACAATGTCCTAGGCAAAGCCCCCGGCCTGAATGATCCTGCCGCGGGAGATTTTCACTTGAAACCCGAATCACCGGCCCGTGGAGCTGGGGTCCGCCTCGATCATGCCCCTACGGACAGGGCGGGGAATCCTCGACCTTCAGACAAACGGCCGGACATCGGAGCATACCAATACTGA
- the asnB gene encoding asparagine synthase (glutamine-hydrolyzing), with translation MCGIVGAFTFKHGGFQVTEKYITRMRDTMAHRGPDGASTWVSDDGRVGLGHRRLAIIDLSETANQPMSNKEGSLWLVFNGEIYNHAEIRSELESLGDHQWKTDHSDTEVIVHSFERWGIDCVEKFRGMFAIAVWDATKRELWLLRDRIGVKPLYYSVHDGRIVFASEIKALLQDPDQKTGVNEEALFHYLSFLTTPAPETLFEGIMKLPSGSWLRISEDGTVREKRYWDVWDRTEPMTGVSEEDIAHRLLDELRTSVKLRKVSDVPVGVFLSGGVDSVTNAYLFSEDATERVKTFTIGYEGVYKSYASEVDQARNVSETIGSDHHELLLTIDDLLEFLPEMVRLQDEPIADPVCVPIYYVCKLARDNGIIVAQVGEGSDELFCGYDQWKRMLTLERLNELPASSVLNRIGGMVLKLLGQDGRLPYEWFQRGAKGSPLYWGGFDVFFEHQKRQLLSERMLRKFRDLSSWDAIAPIHQRFKDKAWERSHANWMTYVDLNLRLPELLLMRVDKMSMAVALEARVPFLDHKFVELVMSIPSAIRVKNRQQKYILKKSVRGLIPDEIIDRKKQGFWLPIHEWYLDRLGTRTRDVMADFCRQTDFFAPEWCSRYLDGFVDTRGPVRAWSLLNLALWWKQYIR, from the coding sequence ATGTGTGGCATCGTAGGAGCATTCACCTTCAAACATGGCGGCTTCCAGGTCACAGAGAAATACATTACTCGGATGCGGGACACCATGGCTCATCGCGGACCCGATGGAGCCAGCACATGGGTGTCCGACGACGGCCGCGTCGGCCTGGGTCATAGAAGGCTGGCAATAATTGACCTCTCGGAGACCGCAAATCAGCCGATGTCCAACAAAGAGGGCAGCCTGTGGCTGGTCTTCAATGGCGAAATCTATAACCATGCCGAGATCCGCTCCGAACTGGAGAGCCTGGGCGACCATCAATGGAAGACAGATCATTCGGACACGGAAGTCATTGTCCACTCGTTCGAACGCTGGGGAATAGATTGCGTTGAGAAATTTCGAGGAATGTTTGCCATCGCGGTCTGGGATGCGACGAAACGCGAACTATGGCTCCTCAGAGATCGAATAGGTGTCAAGCCGCTCTATTACTCCGTCCACGACGGCCGAATAGTCTTTGCCTCGGAGATCAAAGCTCTACTGCAAGATCCTGATCAAAAAACAGGCGTCAATGAGGAAGCCCTTTTTCATTATCTTTCCTTCCTGACTACACCGGCGCCCGAGACACTGTTTGAAGGGATCATGAAGTTGCCGTCCGGTTCATGGCTGAGGATTTCCGAGGACGGCACTGTCAGGGAGAAACGTTATTGGGATGTTTGGGACCGCACCGAGCCCATGACGGGCGTGTCGGAAGAAGACATCGCGCACCGACTTCTGGACGAACTTCGCACTTCGGTGAAGCTTCGCAAGGTGAGTGACGTGCCGGTGGGCGTCTTTCTTTCAGGAGGCGTGGATTCGGTCACAAACGCCTATCTCTTTTCCGAGGATGCCACCGAGCGTGTGAAGACCTTTACCATCGGTTACGAGGGTGTGTACAAGAGTTATGCGAGCGAGGTCGATCAGGCGAGAAATGTGTCTGAAACAATAGGTTCGGACCATCACGAACTGCTTCTCACCATTGACGATCTCCTCGAATTCTTACCTGAGATGGTAAGGTTGCAAGACGAACCGATTGCCGACCCGGTCTGCGTCCCCATTTACTACGTGTGCAAGTTGGCCAGAGACAACGGGATCATCGTGGCCCAGGTTGGAGAAGGCTCCGACGAACTCTTCTGCGGGTACGATCAATGGAAACGCATGCTCACACTGGAGCGGCTCAACGAACTGCCCGCGTCTTCAGTCCTCAATCGCATAGGTGGCATGGTCCTGAAGCTTCTTGGCCAGGATGGCCGGCTCCCCTATGAATGGTTCCAGCGGGGCGCCAAGGGCAGCCCTCTTTATTGGGGAGGGTTTGACGTTTTTTTCGAGCATCAGAAGCGCCAGCTACTTTCCGAGCGCATGTTAAGAAAATTCCGCGATTTAAGCTCTTGGGACGCGATTGCCCCAATTCACCAGCGCTTCAAGGACAAGGCTTGGGAAAGGTCGCACGCCAACTGGATGACCTATGTGGACCTGAATCTGCGGCTTCCCGAACTGCTCCTCATGCGGGTGGACAAGATGAGCATGGCAGTGGCGCTTGAAGCTCGCGTTCCATTTCTCGATCACAAGTTTGTAGAGCTAGTCATGAGTATTCCTTCCGCGATAAGGGTCAAGAATCGGCAACAAAAGTATATTCTCAAGAAATCCGTGCGCGGCCTAATCCCCGATGAGATAATCGACCGCAAGAAACAAGGGTTTTGGTTGCCGATTCATGAATGGTATCTGGACAGACTCGGCACCAGGACCCGCGATGTGATGGCTGACTTCTGCCGGCAGACTGACTTTTTTGCACCTGAATGGTGTTCGCGTTATTTGGACGGGTTCGTGGACACCCGCGGGCCGGTTCGGGCCTGGAGCTTGCTGAACCTTGCACTCTGGTGGAAACAGTATATTCGATGA